One genomic segment of Streptomyces sp. RKND-216 includes these proteins:
- the nuoN gene encoding NADH-quinone oxidoreductase subunit NuoN: protein MSTTHAVHSLWTQAAEPGSIPTPKIEYAQLSPTLIVLGAAIVGILIEAFLPRRFRYGAQALLTVAALASAFAAVLALGLNGFATDQAQLAAMGAIAVDGPALFLQGTVLLVGLVAVFTFAERRLDPSAHGRPVDSFAAQAAAVPGGQGERDAVKAGFTTTEVFPIALFAIGGMLVFPAANDLLTLFIALEVFSLPLYILCALARRNRLMSQEAAVKYFLLGAFSSAFMLFGIALLYGYAGAVDYASIARVVGNANPTTDPALAGTMGNDVLLLIGGAMVLMGLLFKVGAVPFHMWTPDVYQGAPTPVTGFMAAATKVAAFGALLRLLYVVLPGLRWDWEPVLWGVAVVTMLGGAVVAITQTDIKRLLAYSSIAHAGFILAGVIATSEDGVSSVLFYLLAYSFVTLGAFAVVTLVRDAGGEATHLSKWAGLGRRSPLVAAVFAVFLLAFAGIPLTSGFTGKFAVFKAAAESGAGALVVVGVISSAIAAFFYIRVIVLMFFQEPKADGPSVAVPSPLTMSAIGLGVAVTVVLGVAPQYFLDLAGQASVFVR from the coding sequence CTGAGTACGACGCACGCCGTCCACAGCCTGTGGACACAGGCGGCCGAACCCGGGAGCATCCCGACACCGAAGATCGAGTACGCCCAGCTCTCCCCGACGCTGATCGTGCTCGGCGCGGCAATCGTCGGCATCCTCATCGAGGCGTTCCTGCCCCGCAGGTTCCGGTACGGCGCACAGGCGCTGCTGACCGTGGCCGCGCTGGCCTCCGCCTTCGCGGCGGTGCTGGCGCTGGGGCTGAACGGCTTCGCCACCGACCAGGCCCAGCTCGCCGCGATGGGCGCCATCGCGGTGGACGGCCCGGCGCTGTTCCTCCAGGGCACGGTGCTGCTTGTCGGTCTGGTCGCGGTCTTCACCTTCGCCGAACGGCGGCTGGATCCGTCCGCCCACGGTCGGCCGGTGGACTCGTTCGCCGCGCAGGCCGCCGCCGTTCCGGGCGGGCAGGGCGAACGGGACGCGGTGAAGGCCGGGTTCACCACCACCGAGGTGTTCCCGATCGCGCTGTTCGCGATCGGCGGCATGCTGGTCTTCCCGGCCGCCAACGATCTGCTGACGCTCTTCATCGCGCTGGAGGTCTTCTCCCTCCCGCTGTACATCCTTTGCGCGCTGGCCCGCCGCAACCGCCTGATGTCGCAGGAGGCGGCGGTGAAGTACTTCCTGCTGGGAGCCTTCTCGTCCGCCTTCATGCTCTTCGGCATCGCGCTGCTGTACGGCTACGCGGGCGCCGTGGACTACGCGAGCATCGCGCGGGTCGTCGGCAACGCGAACCCGACCACCGACCCCGCGCTGGCGGGCACCATGGGCAACGACGTGCTGCTGCTGATCGGCGGGGCGATGGTGCTGATGGGCCTGCTCTTCAAGGTCGGCGCGGTGCCGTTCCACATGTGGACCCCGGACGTCTACCAGGGCGCCCCGACCCCGGTCACCGGCTTCATGGCCGCCGCCACCAAGGTCGCCGCCTTCGGCGCCCTGCTGCGGCTGCTGTACGTGGTGCTGCCGGGTCTGCGCTGGGACTGGGAGCCGGTGCTGTGGGGCGTGGCCGTCGTCACCATGCTGGGCGGCGCGGTCGTCGCCATCACCCAGACCGACATCAAGCGGCTGCTGGCGTACTCCTCCATCGCGCACGCGGGCTTCATCCTCGCCGGTGTGATCGCCACCTCGGAGGACGGCGTCTCCTCGGTGCTCTTCTACCTGCTGGCGTACTCCTTCGTCACGCTCGGCGCGTTCGCCGTCGTGACGCTGGTGCGCGACGCGGGCGGCGAGGCCACGCACCTGTCCAAGTGGGCCGGGCTGGGCCGCCGTTCGCCGCTGGTTGCGGCCGTGTTCGCGGTGTTCCTGCTGGCGTTCGCGGGCATTCCGTTGACCTCCGGCTTCACCGGCAAGTTCGCAGTGTTCAAGGCCGCGGCGGAGAGCGGCGCGGGCGCGCTCGTGGTGGTCGGCGTCATCTCCTCGGCCATCGCGGCGTTCTTCTACATCCGCGTGATCGTGCTGATGTTCTTCCAGGAGCCCAAGGCGGACGGGCCGAGCGTCGCCGTTCCGAGCCCGCTGACGATGTCGGCCATCGGCCTCGGGGTCGCGGTGACCGTGGTGCTCGGTGTGGCGCCGCAGTACTTCCTGGACCTGGCCGGTCAGGCGAGCGTCTTCGTCCGGTAG
- a CDS encoding NADH-quinone oxidoreductase subunit M codes for MSFPLLTATAAVPAIGAIATAAVPAAKRTAAKWLALLFSLATVVLAAVVLVRFDPGGDRYQLTESHAWIADFGVRYELGVDGIGAVLVALTALLIPFVILAGWHDADALEGEQANRRWRPTQGFFALILAVEAMVIVSFLATDVFLFYLFFEAMLIPMYFLIGGFGDRAHAAGEEEASRQRSYAAVKFLLYNLAGGLIMLAAVIGLYAVTADQLGEGTFSLQAIIEARANGKLEMSAGTERLLFLGFFFAFAVKAPLWPLHTWLPNAMGESTAPVAVLITAVVDKVGTFAMLRFCLGLFPNASEWATPVVLVLALVSIIYGALLAVGQRDMKRLIAYASISHFGFIIMGVFAMTTQGQSGATLYMVNHGISTAALLLVAGFLITRRGSRLIADYGGVQKVAPVLAGTFLIGGLATLSLPGLAPFVSEFLVLVGTFSRYPVIGIIATAGIVLAALYVLVLYQRTMTGPVKPEVSGMKDLKVRELVVAAPLIALLVFLGVFPKPLTEIVNPAVEHTMSDVQKKDPAPEVEAAK; via the coding sequence ATGTCATTTCCCCTGCTGACGGCCACGGCCGCGGTCCCGGCGATCGGTGCGATCGCCACCGCCGCCGTGCCCGCCGCGAAGAGGACGGCCGCCAAGTGGCTGGCGCTGCTGTTCTCGCTCGCCACGGTCGTGCTCGCAGCCGTGGTCCTGGTCCGCTTCGACCCCGGCGGCGACCGGTACCAGCTCACGGAGAGCCACGCCTGGATCGCCGACTTCGGCGTCCGCTACGAGCTGGGCGTGGACGGCATCGGCGCCGTGCTGGTCGCCCTGACCGCCCTGCTGATCCCGTTCGTGATCCTCGCCGGCTGGCACGACGCGGACGCTCTGGAGGGCGAGCAGGCAAACCGCCGCTGGCGGCCCACCCAGGGCTTCTTCGCGCTGATCCTGGCCGTCGAGGCGATGGTGATCGTCTCCTTCCTGGCCACGGACGTCTTCCTCTTCTACCTGTTCTTCGAAGCCATGCTGATCCCGATGTACTTCCTCATCGGCGGCTTCGGCGACCGTGCCCACGCGGCGGGCGAGGAGGAGGCGTCACGGCAGCGGTCGTACGCCGCGGTCAAGTTCCTGCTCTACAACCTGGCCGGCGGTCTGATCATGCTGGCCGCGGTGATCGGCCTGTACGCGGTCACCGCCGACCAGCTCGGCGAGGGCACCTTCTCACTCCAGGCGATCATCGAGGCCCGGGCGAACGGCAAGCTGGAGATGTCGGCCGGCACCGAACGGCTGCTGTTCCTCGGCTTCTTCTTCGCCTTCGCGGTGAAGGCACCGCTGTGGCCGCTGCACACCTGGCTCCCCAACGCGATGGGGGAGTCCACCGCACCGGTGGCCGTCCTCATCACCGCCGTGGTCGACAAGGTCGGCACTTTCGCGATGCTCCGCTTCTGCCTCGGGCTGTTCCCCAACGCCAGCGAGTGGGCCACGCCGGTGGTGCTGGTGCTGGCCCTGGTCAGCATCATCTACGGCGCGCTGCTCGCCGTCGGCCAGCGCGACATGAAGCGGCTGATCGCGTACGCGTCCATCTCGCACTTCGGGTTCATCATCATGGGCGTCTTCGCCATGACGACCCAGGGGCAGAGCGGCGCGACGCTGTACATGGTCAACCACGGCATCTCCACGGCCGCGCTGCTGCTGGTCGCCGGCTTCCTCATCACCCGCCGCGGCTCGCGCCTGATCGCGGACTACGGCGGTGTGCAGAAGGTCGCGCCCGTACTGGCGGGCACGTTCCTGATCGGCGGTCTGGCGACGTTGTCGCTCCCCGGACTGGCCCCGTTCGTCAGCGAGTTCCTGGTGCTGGTCGGCACCTTCAGCCGCTACCCGGTCATCGGGATCATCGCGACCGCAGGCATCGTGCTCGCCGCGCTGTACGTGCTGGTGCTGTATCAGCGCACCATGACCGGGCCGGTGAAGCCGGAGGTCAGCGGCATGAAGGACCTCAAGGTCCGGGAACTCGTGGTCGCCGCGCCGCTGATCGCGCTGCTGGTCTTCCTCGGTGTCTTCCCGAAGCCGCTGACCGAGATCGTCAACCCCGCGGTCGAGCACACCATGTCCGACGTGCAGAAGAAGGACCCTGCTCCTGAGGTGGAGGCCGCCAAGTGA
- the nuoL gene encoding NADH-quinone oxidoreductase subunit L: MESLIGLLVGAPLLGAAVLLCGGRRLDRTGHWLGTALAGASFMLGLVLFADMLGRDAEDRTLTSHLFSWIPVNGFQADVAFQLDQLSMTFVLLITGVGSLIHLYSVGYMEHDERRRRFFGYLNLFLAAMLLLVLADNYLLLYVGWEGVGLASYLLIGFWQHKPSAATAAKKAFLVNRVGDVGLSIAIMLMFTTFGTFAFGPVLGSVDGASEGTLTAIGLMLLLAACGKSAQVPLQSWLGDAMEGPTPVSALIHAATMVTAGVYLIARSGVLFDATPSAQTAVVTVGAVTLLFGAIVGCAKDDIKKALAGSTMSQIGYMMLAVGLGPIGYAFAIMHLVTHGFFKAGLFLGAGSVMHGMNDEVDMRRYGGLRTYMPITFITFGLGYLAIIGFPGLSGFFSKDLIIEAAFGKGGAQGWILGSVTLLGAALTAYYMTRVMLLTFFGEKRWSEEGENAVHPHESPKTMTIPMIVLAVGSVFGGAFFAIGERFVHWLEPVTGFEHPHPPIPIWSITAATVACMVIGVAVAWFQYGRRPVPVTAPRGSLLTRAARRDLLQDDFNHVALVKPGEYLTRGLVYLDHSVVDGAVNGTAATFGGLSGRLRRVQNGFARSYAVSMFGGAAVLVAATLLMRAV; the protein is encoded by the coding sequence GTGGAATCACTCATCGGGCTGCTCGTCGGAGCTCCGCTCCTCGGCGCGGCCGTCCTGCTCTGCGGAGGACGCAGGCTCGACCGGACGGGACACTGGCTGGGCACCGCCCTGGCCGGTGCCTCGTTCATGCTCGGGCTGGTGCTCTTCGCCGACATGCTCGGCCGGGACGCCGAGGACCGCACCCTGACCTCGCACCTGTTCAGCTGGATTCCGGTGAACGGCTTCCAGGCCGACGTCGCCTTCCAGCTCGACCAGCTGTCCATGACGTTCGTCCTTCTCATCACCGGCGTCGGCTCGCTGATCCACCTGTACTCGGTGGGCTACATGGAGCACGACGAGCGCAGGCGCCGGTTCTTCGGCTACCTGAACCTGTTCCTCGCGGCGATGCTGCTGCTGGTGCTCGCCGACAACTACCTGCTGCTGTACGTCGGCTGGGAGGGCGTGGGCCTGGCCTCGTACCTGCTGATCGGCTTCTGGCAGCACAAGCCCAGCGCGGCGACCGCGGCGAAGAAGGCGTTCCTCGTCAACCGCGTCGGTGACGTCGGCCTGTCCATCGCGATCATGCTGATGTTCACCACCTTCGGCACCTTCGCCTTCGGGCCGGTGCTGGGCAGCGTGGACGGGGCGAGCGAGGGCACGCTCACGGCCATCGGCCTGATGCTGCTGCTCGCGGCCTGCGGCAAGTCCGCGCAGGTGCCGCTGCAGTCCTGGCTCGGCGACGCGATGGAGGGCCCGACCCCGGTCTCGGCCCTCATCCACGCCGCCACCATGGTCACCGCCGGCGTGTACCTGATCGCCCGCTCCGGGGTGCTCTTCGACGCCACTCCCTCGGCGCAGACCGCCGTGGTGACCGTCGGCGCGGTGACGCTGCTGTTCGGTGCGATCGTCGGGTGCGCCAAGGACGACATCAAGAAGGCCCTGGCCGGGTCGACCATGTCGCAGATCGGCTACATGATGCTGGCGGTCGGGCTCGGCCCGATCGGCTACGCGTTCGCCATCATGCACCTGGTGACGCACGGCTTCTTCAAGGCCGGGCTGTTCCTCGGCGCCGGCTCGGTGATGCACGGCATGAACGACGAGGTCGACATGCGGCGTTACGGCGGCCTGCGGACGTACATGCCGATCACCTTCATCACCTTCGGTCTCGGCTACCTGGCCATCATCGGCTTCCCCGGCCTGTCCGGCTTCTTCTCGAAGGACCTCATCATCGAGGCGGCCTTCGGCAAGGGCGGCGCGCAGGGCTGGATCCTCGGCTCGGTGACCTTGCTGGGCGCGGCCCTCACGGCGTACTACATGACCCGCGTCATGCTGCTCACCTTCTTCGGCGAGAAGCGCTGGAGCGAGGAGGGCGAGAACGCCGTCCACCCGCACGAGTCGCCGAAGACGATGACCATCCCGATGATCGTGCTGGCCGTCGGGTCGGTGTTCGGCGGCGCGTTCTTCGCCATCGGCGAGCGCTTCGTGCACTGGCTGGAGCCGGTGACCGGCTTCGAGCACCCGCACCCGCCGATCCCGATCTGGTCGATCACCGCGGCCACCGTCGCCTGCATGGTGATCGGAGTCGCCGTGGCGTGGTTCCAGTACGGTCGCCGCCCGGTGCCCGTCACGGCGCCGCGCGGCAGCCTGCTCACCCGCGCGGCCCGCCGGGACCTGCTCCAGGACGACTTCAACCACGTCGCCCTGGTCAAGCCCGGCGAGTACCTGACGCGCGGCCTGGTCTACCTCGACCACTCGGTGGTCGACGGGGCCGTCAACGGCACCGCCGCCACGTTCGGCGGTCTCTCCGGCCGGCTGCGCCGCGTCCAGAACGGGTTCGCGCGCAGCTACGCGGTCTCGATGTTCGGCGGTGCGGCGGTGCTCGTCGCCGCCACCCTGCTGATGAGGGCGGTCTGA
- the nuoK gene encoding NADH-quinone oxidoreductase subunit NuoK — MNPVNYLYLAALLFTIGASGVLIRRNAIVVFMCVELMLNAANLALIAFSRIHGNLDGQIIAFFTMVVAAAEVVVGLAIIVTLYRSRHSASVDDASLMKL, encoded by the coding sequence GTGAACCCGGTCAACTACCTCTACCTCGCCGCGCTGCTGTTCACCATCGGCGCGTCGGGCGTACTCATCCGGCGCAACGCCATCGTGGTGTTCATGTGCGTGGAGCTGATGCTCAACGCCGCGAACCTCGCGCTGATCGCGTTCTCCCGGATCCACGGCAACCTCGACGGTCAGATCATCGCCTTCTTCACCATGGTCGTCGCCGCCGCGGAGGTGGTCGTCGGCCTGGCGATCATCGTCACGCTCTACCGCTCCCGCCACTCGGCCTCGGTCGACGACGCCAGCCTGATGAAGCTGTAA
- a CDS encoding NADH-quinone oxidoreductase subunit J, with translation MNELALTTTSTGEAAQFWVLGTVAVLGALGTVLMKRAVHSALCLAGTMIVLAVFYLSNGAYFLGVVQVVVYTGAVMMLFLFVLMLVGVTAADSLKETIKGQRWMAALCGLGFGVLLIGGLGNASVTSFNGLAQANEGGNVQGLAALLFTKYVFAFEITGALLVTAAVAAMVLTHRERTERRLTQRELAEKRVRENKHVPPLPAPGVYARHNAVDIPGLLPDGTPSALTVSDTLHSRGQVRDVSGEALRDLAELEQRTDAYLGRDNDASREAGRQARRADDGDGDRDSERDGDRDGEKEEAK, from the coding sequence ATGAACGAGCTGGCACTCACCACCACCTCCACCGGCGAGGCCGCGCAGTTCTGGGTGCTCGGCACGGTCGCGGTACTCGGCGCGCTGGGCACCGTGCTGATGAAGCGCGCGGTGCACTCCGCGCTGTGCCTCGCCGGCACGATGATCGTCCTCGCGGTGTTCTACCTGTCCAACGGCGCGTACTTCCTGGGCGTCGTGCAGGTCGTCGTCTACACCGGCGCCGTGATGATGCTCTTCCTCTTCGTGCTGATGCTCGTCGGCGTCACCGCCGCCGACTCGCTGAAGGAGACCATCAAGGGCCAGCGCTGGATGGCCGCGCTCTGCGGCCTCGGCTTCGGCGTCCTGCTGATCGGGGGACTCGGCAACGCGTCGGTCACCAGCTTCAACGGCCTGGCGCAGGCCAACGAGGGCGGCAACGTGCAGGGCCTGGCCGCCCTGCTCTTCACCAAGTACGTGTTCGCCTTCGAGATCACCGGTGCCTTGCTGGTCACCGCCGCCGTCGCCGCGATGGTGCTCACACACCGGGAGCGCACCGAGCGCCGCCTGACGCAGCGCGAACTCGCCGAGAAGCGCGTGCGGGAGAACAAGCACGTGCCGCCGCTGCCGGCCCCGGGCGTGTACGCACGGCACAACGCAGTGGACATCCCCGGCCTGCTGCCCGACGGCACCCCGTCCGCGCTCACGGTCAGCGACACCCTGCACAGCCGCGGCCAGGTCCGCGACGTGTCCGGCGAGGCGCTCCGCGACCTGGCGGAGCTGGAACAGCGCACCGACGCGTACCTGGGCCGGGACAACGACGCCTCCCGCGAGGCGGGCCGCCAGGCCCGGCGCGCGGACGACGGCGACGGCGACCGAGACAGCGAGCGTGACGGCGACCGCGACGGCGAGAAGGAGGAGGCGAAGTGA
- the nuoI gene encoding NADH-quinone oxidoreductase subunit NuoI yields the protein MEGRPTVPENPVAGFGVTFKAMFKKRLTEQYPEYKKPTAPRFHGRHQLNRHPDGLEKCVGCELCAWACPADAIYVEGADNTDEERYSPGERYGRVYQINYLRCILCGLCVEACPTRALTMTNDYELADSSRESLIYTKEELLAGLQEGMVDSPHAIYPGMTEKDYYSGLVTEAAPGTVPQEVHAGDAPQASADTFGPMEPAASAPVSDADRPEGDPTDTAPAQTASTSGGQAAGPQGAEGAR from the coding sequence ATGGAAGGGAGGCCGACGGTGCCTGAGAACCCCGTGGCCGGCTTCGGCGTGACCTTCAAGGCCATGTTCAAGAAGCGGCTGACCGAGCAGTACCCCGAGTACAAGAAGCCCACGGCGCCCCGCTTCCACGGCCGGCACCAGCTCAACCGCCACCCGGACGGGCTGGAGAAGTGCGTCGGCTGCGAGCTCTGCGCCTGGGCCTGCCCGGCCGACGCGATCTACGTGGAGGGCGCGGACAACACCGACGAGGAGCGCTACTCCCCGGGCGAGCGGTACGGCCGCGTCTACCAGATCAACTACCTGCGCTGCATCCTGTGCGGCCTGTGCGTCGAGGCGTGCCCCACCCGCGCGCTGACCATGACCAACGACTACGAACTCGCCGACTCCTCCCGCGAATCGCTCATCTACACCAAGGAGGAGCTGCTCGCCGGACTCCAGGAGGGCATGGTCGACTCGCCGCACGCGATCTACCCCGGCATGACGGAGAAGGACTACTACAGCGGCCTCGTCACCGAGGCCGCCCCGGGCACCGTGCCGCAGGAGGTGCACGCGGGCGACGCACCCCAGGCGTCCGCCGACACCTTCGGGCCGATGGAGCCCGCCGCCTCCGCCCCCGTCTCCGACGCGGACCGCCCCGAGGGCGACCCGACGGACACGGCGCCGGCGCAGACGGCCTCCACCTCCGGCGGTCAGGCAGCCGGCCCGCAGGGCGCGGAGGGCGCGCGATGA
- the nuoH gene encoding NADH-quinone oxidoreductase subunit NuoH, with amino-acid sequence MNTLAHIASGPEGSVVLAAEDLSTFGTDPWWLIGLKAVFCFAFLMLTVLISIVMERKVVAWMQLRIGPNRHGPWGMLQSLADGIKLMLKEDVVVKRADKAVFILAPIIGAIPAFMAIAVIPFGPPGNEVSIFGTRTAMQLTDMPVAVLYILATASIAAYGTVLAGWSSGSTYPLLGGVRATAQVISYEVAMGLSFAAVFLHSGSMSTSAIVDAQDDRWFAVLLPVSFLIYMVAMVGEAHRAPFDMPESEGDLVGGFNTEYSSIKFAMFMLGEYIHMVTVSALAVTLFLGGWRAPAPISTVWEGANHGWWPLLWFTGKLVLMLFGFVWLRGTLPRVRYDQFMKLGWKVLIPVSMAWLMLVAAVRAMRNENYAFTDIVYWVGGGVLVLLLLSFVVDVFRDRADKQAEEQEELAAEEAGFDPMAGGYPVPPLPGQTLPPVPRRRSRADRELVGTAAESGDAQDGNHDGREADGA; translated from the coding sequence GTGAACACCCTCGCCCACATCGCGTCGGGCCCGGAGGGGAGCGTCGTGCTCGCCGCCGAGGACCTGTCGACCTTCGGCACGGACCCGTGGTGGCTGATCGGCCTCAAGGCGGTCTTCTGCTTCGCCTTCCTGATGCTGACCGTGCTGATCTCCATCGTCATGGAGCGCAAGGTCGTCGCCTGGATGCAGCTGCGCATCGGCCCCAACCGGCACGGCCCCTGGGGCATGCTCCAGTCGCTGGCCGACGGCATCAAGCTGATGCTCAAGGAAGACGTCGTCGTCAAGCGCGCCGACAAGGCCGTCTTCATCCTGGCCCCGATCATCGGCGCGATCCCGGCCTTCATGGCCATCGCCGTCATCCCGTTCGGCCCGCCCGGCAACGAGGTGTCGATCTTCGGCACGCGCACCGCGATGCAGCTCACCGACATGCCGGTGGCCGTGCTCTACATCCTGGCCACCGCCTCCATCGCGGCCTACGGAACGGTGCTGGCCGGCTGGTCCTCCGGCTCGACCTACCCCCTGCTCGGCGGCGTCCGCGCCACCGCCCAGGTGATCTCCTACGAGGTCGCCATGGGCCTGAGCTTCGCCGCCGTCTTCCTGCACTCCGGCTCGATGTCCACCTCGGCCATCGTGGACGCGCAGGACGACCGCTGGTTCGCGGTGCTGCTGCCCGTGTCGTTCCTCATCTACATGGTGGCGATGGTCGGCGAGGCGCACCGTGCGCCGTTCGACATGCCGGAGTCCGAGGGCGACCTGGTCGGCGGCTTCAACACCGAGTACTCGTCGATCAAGTTCGCGATGTTCATGCTCGGCGAGTACATCCACATGGTCACCGTCTCCGCTCTCGCGGTCACCCTCTTCCTGGGCGGCTGGCGGGCCCCGGCGCCGATCTCCACGGTGTGGGAGGGCGCCAACCACGGCTGGTGGCCGCTGCTCTGGTTCACCGGGAAGCTCGTACTGATGCTGTTCGGCTTCGTGTGGCTCCGCGGCACCCTGCCGCGCGTCCGCTACGACCAGTTCATGAAGCTGGGCTGGAAGGTCCTCATCCCGGTCTCCATGGCCTGGCTGATGCTGGTCGCCGCGGTCCGCGCGATGCGGAACGAGAACTACGCCTTCACCGACATCGTGTACTGGGTCGGCGGCGGCGTCCTGGTCCTGCTGCTGCTCTCCTTCGTCGTCGACGTCTTCCGCGACCGCGCCGACAAGCAGGCGGAGGAGCAGGAGGAACTCGCTGCCGAGGAGGCCGGCTTCGACCCGATGGCCGGCGGCTACCCCGTGCCGCCGCTGCCCGGCCAGACCCTCCCGCCCGTGCCCCGGCGCAGGTCCCGCGCGGACCGCGAACTGGTCGGCACGGCTGCGGAGTCCGGCGACGCCCAGGACGGGAATCACGATGGAAGGGAGGCCGACGGTGCCTGA